The Salegentibacter sp. Hel_I_6 region TCCAAATTTCGGACGCAACCTTTTCAAACTATTCGCATCTATTAGATATAAAATCAATGGATTATGAAAAAATTATACTGTTTTCTATCGATCGGCTTATTGCTATTATCTTCCTGTGAAACGGATAATGTTTCTAACCAAAATATAAATCCAGAATTAGGCTTTTCCAATGATAATGCAGGCTTAGTGGATGTAGAAGTCACTGGTGATAATTACAATGAGATTATAGAAAACCCATTTATAAAGGTTGAAGATCAGGCTGTATCAACATTTTCCATAGATGCAGATGGAGCCTCTTATACCAATATTAGGCGGTTTTTAATGAGTGATAATCAATTACCTCCAAAAAATGCGATACGCACCGAGGAGATGATCAATTATTTTAATCTTGATTATGAGTTCACAGAAAGTAGTCATCCAATCAGTTTAAATGGAGAAATCAGTAATACTCCCTGGAATGAAGAAACTAAACTTCTACGTATTGGAATAAAGGGAAAACCAATGGCTGAGCCTTTACCGCCATCCAATTTTGTTTTCTTAATAGATGTTTCTGGTTCTATGGCAAGTGAAGATAAATTGGAGCTTTTAAAAAATGGATTTAAAAGTCTTGTGAATGAGTTTACTCCAGAGGATAGGATCGCCATAGTCGTATATGCTGGTTCTTCTGCTGTGGTACTTGAATCAACCCCGGGAAATGAAAAAGAGAAAATTATAAATGCCATTAATAACCTAGGTGCGGGAGGGAGCACTGCAGGTTCTGAAGGAATAAAAACTGCTTATGAAATAGCTTCTGAAAATTTTTTAGAAAATGGCAATAACAGGGTGATTCTTGGCAGCGATGGAGATTTTAATGTAGGAATCACCAGCCAGGAGGAATTAATTGAATTAATTGAAGAAAAACGAGATAGTGGTATATTCTTGAGTGTACTAGGTGTAGGCCGCGGAAACCTAAACGATGCTGTTATGGAACAAATAGCCAATAATGGTAACGGTAATTATGAATATATTGATAATATTGAGCAGTTAAGAAAAGTGTTTATTTATGAATACAATAAATTTTTTACGGTAGCAAAAGACGTAAAGATCCAGGTAGAGTTTGATATTAAAAATGTAGAAGCATATAGGCTCATCGGTTATGAAAATCGTCTTTTAGATGAAGATGACTTTGAGGACGATGAGGAAGATGCCGGAGAAATAGGAGCGGGGCAGAATATTACTGCATTGTATGAAGTGTTACCAGCCAGAAATCCACAATATTCCACCATTCCATCCCTAAAAATAGATTTTAGATATAAAGAGCCCAATTCAGAATCCAGCCAGCTTTTGGCTTTGGAAATTTTTGATCAAGGGAAGACTTTTTCGGAGTCCTCTGATTTCATGAGGTTTACCGCAAGTATCGCTTCTTTTTCTATGCTTCTTAGAGATTCTCAGTACAAGGGTAGTAGTGAATATAGCAAGGTCTTAAGCTGGCTTAATACCGTAAACCTTAACGATGAACATGGCTTTAAAGCTGAATTAAAAACATTAGTTGAAAAAGCTAAAGATTTTTAGATAACTTATCATAGCTCAAAAGCTATAGGGGTGCGCATGTTAAAACTAAAATTCTGGAAATAATCTTGAATTTAGAAAAACAAAAAACTATTTTCGATAGTAGATAGATTATCAATATCTCTTTTCCTTCTTTAACTGAGTTAAAAACACGCCAATAAAAACAACTCCCATACCTACAATATCCATAAGTTTAACCTTATCCCCAAAAGCTATCCAGGCCATCAACATTGTGATTGGTGGTCCCAAATAAAATAAACTGGCAACTTTCGTGGTGTCCAGGTGTTCAATTAGTTGCCACATTAAAATATAAGCACCTAGAGAGACGGCTATAATCAACCAAAGCAAGGCATAGTTAAACTCTGGTACCCATTCAGTTTTTAAATCTTCTACAAAAATGGCGGGCAGGGCTAAAGCTAATGCTGTAGCTATACTTTGATAAAAAATGGTTTGATGCAGAGGTAGTTTTTCTTTTTCCTTATTTATTTCCATTTTTCGTTGTATTAAAGTGGCGATGGTTATTGCTATTACAGAGCCTAAGGGAATAAAATATCCGAATATGGAATTTGAATCTTCAAAATCTATTCTAAAACCAACAGACAGTGCAACCCCGATAAATCCTAATATAAGTCCAATCCACTGATATAAGTTTGTGGACTCTCCGGTGACAAAATATGCGGAAGCTCCCGTAGCTAGAGGCTGCAGCGCTACTATAAGAGCTACAATTCCTGCAGGAACGTTATTATCTAAAGCAAATAGAACACAGGTAAGCCACACCCCGTGTGCTAAAAAACCAATAAACATGTTTAAAAAGGCTACTTTGAAGCCATACCATTTAAATTTCTTTCTTAGAAGTAAATACAATGCCATTAACAAGCTTAAGCCTAGATACCTCCAAAAAACCAGGGTAAACGGTCCCGTATGTGGCAGACCATATTCTGCCCCTATAAAACCGGAATTCCATAAAAGAATAAAACCTATAACTATTAAAATTGTGCTTTGTCTCATTTATTTAGATTCCTATAATTTAAATTCAAAATGCATTCGAGAATTGCTCAAATAGAAAGAGGACATAAGATTTCTTCTGATTCCGGTGCAGGATTATTAGCTAAAAGCTTTTTAAGAATATTCTTTAATTAAATTTGGGTAGGGCAATAGGTGGCCCAGTGGGCAAACCGAATCCAGAATAGAATATGATCCTTCAATTTTTAGTAAGAGCAAATTCATCTTAAATCAACCAATTGCGTAATTTTTCGAAGCATTCAAGATAAATTCAAAGGTCAAGGATTTAAAAAAGAAGGATGTGCGGATTTTTACAGATTTTTAGCGGTTTTAATATCCTTTGCAAATGTTTAACTTCAATTGCAAAAGAAATAACTCTAACAGCTAATAGATTTGACTCTTGGATACCAGATTAATAATTATAGACACTTTAATATCTGTATTGGTTTCCAGGTAGTATTGATTTCCCATGATACAACAAGGGTTTCCTTGAAGATCGATAAGCATTTTTTCTATAACTGTTTCTGGCGGTATATAATCAACATCCAGGAAAATTAAAAATTCATTTCCTGCGTATTGAGATCTTAGATTCCGGGATTTTGAAGGCAGGGTAGAGGTTTTAAAAGTTCTTCGTCCCCATCTTTTCCACTAAGCACCACCACATTTTTTATGTAGCTTTCCTTACCTAAGAATTGTGAGTTTATAGAAGAATTTTAAATTCTTGTAAATTTTTGAATTGTGGTTTTGGCAATGTTTAGATCACAAAGAAAATTATGTTGCGGTGATTATTTTCTTACTTCCTTTAATAGCTTTTTGATATCACGGTTATTGCCGTATAAGACCATAATATCTCCAGCGTGTAATATAGTTGTACCAGAAGCTACTCCTTGAACATCAGCTACCTGTTTTGCAGAGCCTATCTCATTTCTACCTTTCATATACTTAATGGTAGTAAGCACAATAATGTTAT contains the following coding sequences:
- a CDS encoding VWA domain-containing protein; protein product: MKKLYCFLSIGLLLLSSCETDNVSNQNINPELGFSNDNAGLVDVEVTGDNYNEIIENPFIKVEDQAVSTFSIDADGASYTNIRRFLMSDNQLPPKNAIRTEEMINYFNLDYEFTESSHPISLNGEISNTPWNEETKLLRIGIKGKPMAEPLPPSNFVFLIDVSGSMASEDKLELLKNGFKSLVNEFTPEDRIAIVVYAGSSAVVLESTPGNEKEKIINAINNLGAGGSTAGSEGIKTAYEIASENFLENGNNRVILGSDGDFNVGITSQEELIELIEEKRDSGIFLSVLGVGRGNLNDAVMEQIANNGNGNYEYIDNIEQLRKVFIYEYNKFFTVAKDVKIQVEFDIKNVEAYRLIGYENRLLDEDDFEDDEEDAGEIGAGQNITALYEVLPARNPQYSTIPSLKIDFRYKEPNSESSQLLALEIFDQGKTFSESSDFMRFTASIASFSMLLRDSQYKGSSEYSKVLSWLNTVNLNDEHGFKAELKTLVEKAKDF
- a CDS encoding DMT family transporter, which gives rise to MRQSTILIVIGFILLWNSGFIGAEYGLPHTGPFTLVFWRYLGLSLLMALYLLLRKKFKWYGFKVAFLNMFIGFLAHGVWLTCVLFALDNNVPAGIVALIVALQPLATGASAYFVTGESTNLYQWIGLILGFIGVALSVGFRIDFEDSNSIFGYFIPLGSVIAITIATLIQRKMEINKEKEKLPLHQTIFYQSIATALALALPAIFVEDLKTEWVPEFNYALLWLIIAVSLGAYILMWQLIEHLDTTKVASLFYLGPPITMLMAWIAFGDKVKLMDIVGMGVVFIGVFLTQLKKEKRY